TTTGAAACCCTTCCCGCAGTcgaggcactggaagggcctctgGTCCGTGTGTGAGCCCTGGTGCCCCACGAGTTCAGAGCTGCTCACAAACCGCTTCTGGCATTGGTCACACTGGTAGGGTCGTTCCCccgtgtggctcctctggtggaCAGTCAGAGTACAGCTCgaggtgaagctcttcccacactcggagcacttttggggcttctcctccccgtcggcttctccctgccgagccgtggagccgctccaaacggcctctgcctccggctcctcgctgctctccatgctcagctcctgctcggggggagcaaggacaaggacacgatgggatttgcccccacgggGGGACAAGGACATGATAGGATTTTCCCtcatggggacaaggacacgatgggatttgcctcccccgccccccacaaaaaccctcccggagccccccgcgaTGGGGTCGGGCCGAGCTCCCCCTCTCCGCTCACCTCCGGGCTTcgggcggcgatgccggcggggccgggacaGCTGCGGCCCGAGCGGGGGAACCGCGTGGTGTTGGAGCGGTTCTTCCTCCCGGTGTTCCTGTTCcgttgtccctcctcttcctttgtccctcctcttccttcttcttctccccctcctctccctcccgctcctcctccgctccgagtccggcccgggcagcgccggcaccCAAAAGCAGGCGGGGAGCGAGGGCGTGGTTATGCAAATCTGAGAGCGATCGCGCGCTGGGATTGGTGGGAGGGAGGAGCGCGGGCTTTGCTCGCTGACGTCATGGctgggaccgggaccgggaatggggaccaggaatggggacagggaccaggAAGGAAAAGCGACCCTGTTGTGTTCTCAGGGCTCCCAGGATGACGGAAGAGATGAAAATTTTGactcaatttttttattttcagaaagctcATTATGTTATTATCGATATACTATATTAGAAGAAAATGCTATATTAGAactataataaaaaaatacagaaaaggaTTTCAAAttaaggcttgaaaggaatagaaaggaatgataaaagAATCTTGTGagtgaccagagagtctgagacagctgagctttgactggccattaattacaaacaaccacacgagaccaatcaaagatgaaattgctgcattccacagcaccaGATAATTAGTGTTTAAATTTCGTTcttgaggtctctcagcttctcaggagaaaaagatcctaaggaaaagattttttaataaaatatatctaTGACAGGAGTGTGAATACTGGACTGGGAAtacaggagaggggctgggattgggatcaggaatcAGAAAATGGGAACGGGACAGGGAAtagagaaatgggaattggggactGGAATAGGAAGAGGGGAACAGGACAGGGAATACGGGAATGGCATCCAGATAGAGAatatgggacagggacaagtaTTGAACCAGGAATGGGATCTGGACTCGGAtgagagcaggatcctggacaggggacagcaggaaccaGGACGGGAGGacgtggggacactgccagggcagggggtccttgatctgctgccccagatggagctgctgggcctggggtgcccaaagccctgaggagcccccaaatctgtcccaggCACCCTCAACTCCCTGGACCCTGCATCCCCTTCATGCCCATCCTTGTTTCAGTTCAACGTCTTTAATACTGCCCACCTGGGCTCACTGGGGACCATCCAGGGCACATCCTCCCATGGTGGAGAAGACATCCAAGCCTATCTAGTGTTGCTGAAGGCCACCACAGGTtggaaaaaatgacagaaaaaatacCAGATAAAAACTTTTGATATCAGAACGTTGACAAATGTGCTCTCCACAATGGATTTCTGATCTTCGACTGCAGATAAATTCAGGTGACCACGGGGAgccaggaggatgtggagcccccagccGGGTGTCCTCCAAACAAGGATCAAGGGGGCTCTGCCCACCTGGGCTCACTGGGGACCATCCAGACCAGATCCTCCCgtgtgagatggagctggagcagcgcacggagctcttcccacccagggctgccctcagtgctggctcttcTGGTGTCTGGTCATGCTGCTGCTTGtggtgaagcccttcccacactggggacacttgtgGGGTATCTCCCCGGTGTGTATGCGCCCGTGGgcgatgaggtgggagttgtgcttgaatcccaccccacaatcgggacagcggaagggcctctcgtccgtgtggatGCACTGGTGCCTGAGGAGTTCAGACGAGGTGTAAAagcccttctggcactgatcacacttgtagggcctctccccagtgtggcttcTGAGGTGGActgtcaggctggagctctggatgaaactcttcccacactggggacactcgtagggccccTCCCCGGTGTGGCTGCGCCGGTGCTTGTTGAGGGCAGAGTTgtgcctgaagcccttcccgcagtcacggcagtggaacggcctctcctcgctgtgaatgagctggtgactgaggagattggagctgctccGAAACTGTTTCCTGCACTgaccacactcgtagggcctctccccggtgtggatcatccGGTGCCTGTTGAGGTCGGAGACGCTTTTGAAGGCcatcccgcagtcggggcactggaagggcctctcgtccgtgtgtgagCGCTGGTGCACCACGAGATCAGAGCTGCTCACAAACCTCTTCTTGCACTGGtcacactcgtagggtcgttcccctgtgtggctcctctggtggtAAGTCAGTTTGGACTTGGACATGAAACTCTTCccgcactccccacactcatagggcctctccccggtgtggctgcTCAGGTGGGCTCTCAGGTGGGACCTctctctgaagctcttcccacactggggacactcatagggcctctccccggtgtggctcctcaggtgggcagtcaggctggagctcaccctgaagctcttcccacactggggacactcgtggggtctctccccagtgtggatgcgccggtgggtgatcaGAGCCTCCTTGCGCCTGAAGCTCTGCCCGCAGTCACGgcagtggaagggcctctcctcggtgtggatgagctggtgctggaggagatgggagctccTCAGgaacctcttctggcactgatcacactcgtagggcctctccccggtgtggctcctcagatgggcagtcaggctggagctcgctgtgaagctcttcccacactggggacactcgtgggGTCCCTcgccggtgtggatgcgccggtgggtgatcaAGGCGGACTTttgcctgaagcccttcccgcagtcacggcagtggaacggcctctcctcgctgtgaatgagctggtgacggaggagactggagctgctcaggaacCTCTTattgcactgatcacactcgtagggtccttcccccgtgtggctcctcaggtggatAATCAGATTGGAGCTCTTGGTGAAACTCTTGCCACACTGgagacactcatagggcctctccccagtgtggatcctcaggtgcacagtcaggctggagctgtgggtgaaactcttcccacactggggacagtcgtggggtctctccccagtgtgaatgcGCCGGTGGGTGGTGAGAGCGGAATTTtccctgaatcccttcccacaatCAGGACAGCGGAACGGCCGCTCCTCGGTGTGAACCCGCTGGTGACTACGAAGATTGGAGCTGCTCAAGAACCTCTTCTTGCACTGGTGACACTCGTAGGGTCGTTCCcccgtgtggctcctcaggtgggcagTCAGTTTGGACCTACACCTgaaactcttcccacactcggagcacttgtggggcttctgctccccatcctggagctgctcttggacccccagctctgagctctgaccctgctccaggctgggtttttcccccccaggtcccgtgtgggttctctggtgcacaatcaggcaggatctcctcttgaagctcttcccacactcggagcacttgtggggcttctcctccccaccctggagctgctcacggggccccagctcggatctctgagcccctccatggcccaggctggctctttccccctcggatccccgcgctctgcctttgcagcccctcctgctcagggatctccgcggcttctcctccccgttggcttctccctgccgagccgtggagccgctccaaacggcctctgcctccggctcctcgctgctctccatgctcagctcctgctcggggggagcaaggacaaggacacgatgggatttgcccccgtggggacaaggacacgatgggatttgcctcccctgccccccacaaaaaccctcccggagccccccgcgatggggtcgggcccagctccccctctccgctcacctgcgggctccgggcggcgatgccggcggggccggggcagctgcggccggaGCGCCGGAACCGCGTAGTGTTGGGGAGCCTCTTCCTCCCGGTGTTCCTGTTCcgttgtccctcctcttcctttgtccctcctcttcctcctcccgctccttctccccctcctcccgctcctcctccgctCCGAGTCCGGCCCGGGCAACGCCGGCCCCAAAAGCAGCCGCGGAGCGAAGGCGTGGTTATGCAAATCAGGGAGCGATCGCACGTTCGGATTGGTGGGAGGGAGGAGCGCGGGGTTTGCTCGGTGGCGCCATGTTGGGGGTGGTTCTGCAGCGTCCGGGGAGAGCGGAGCGGGAATGGGGACCGGGAAtggggaccgggaccgggaatGGGGCCCGAGAAGGGGAACAGGAACCGGGAATGGGGACCGGGAACAGGAACCGGGACAAGGACCgagaatggggacagggaccggagaccgggaatgggaatggaaccGGAAGTGCGGACAGGGAgcgggactggggacagggaatggggaccggGAATGCGAACCAGGAACGGGAACACGAAATGTGGACCAGTATTGGGGACAGGGAGCGGGAATGGAGACCGGGAATGGGGACCCAGACTGGGGATAAGGACCggcaatgggaatggggacagcgAATGGGGACCGTGGTGTTCCCAAAGCCAGgaggaaaccccaaatctgtcccaggAACCCTCAACTCCCTCTGGCCCAGCATCCCCCTCATCCCCTGGAATATCCTCCCATGTCCACATCCTCATCTTTGTTAGATGTCTTTATTATTAATCTTGGATTTAAAAACGtgtagaaaaataacaaagagaaaaaaaaagaaaatccaggatacgagTAGCCAGGTggatgtggagcccccagccaggtgtcctcCAAACTGGGATCACCTGGGCTCTTCCCACCTGGGCTCACTGGGGATCACCCAGCACAGACCATCCAgagggggatggagctggagcagcgcacggagctcttcccacccagggctgccctcagtgctggctctgtAGGTGTCTGCTCAAGTAGGAAATATGAgaaaagcccttcccacactggggacacttgtggggtctctccccggtgtggatcctcCTGTGTTTGACCAGACCtgagttgtgcttgaatcccaccccacattcgggacagcggaagggTTTCTCatccgtgtggatgcgctggtgcacGAGGAGTTCAGACGAGGTTTAAAAGCCtttctggcactgatcacactcatagggcctctccccggtgtggatgcgctggtgggtGATGAAGGCAGAGTTACTCCAGAAGCCCTTCTTGCAATCGGGACAGCGGAACGGTTTCTCACCCGTGCATGAGGGCTGGTGCTTGCGGAGATCAGACGAGGTGTAAAAGCCTCTTCTGGAACTGATCACAATCCTAGGGCCTCTCCCTGGTGTGACTGCAAAGGTGACGGCGGAGATCAGAGCTACTCAGgaacctcttctggcactgatcacacttgtagggcctctccccggtgtggatcctcAGGTGGGCAGTCAGGTGCGAGCTgtctctgaagctcttcccacactggggacactcgtggggtctctccccggtgtggatgcgctggtgggtAATGAGGGTGCCGTtctgcttgaagcccttcccgcagtcagggCAGTAGAAAGGCCTCAGCTCGGTGTGAATGAGCTGGTGACGGAGGAGATGGGAGGACCTGTCAAACCTTTTCTcgcactgatcacactcgtagggcctctccccggtgtggatcatccGGTGCCTGTTCAGGGTGGAGACGcggttgaagcccttcccgcagtcggggcactggaagggcctctcgtccgtgtgtgagCGCTGGTGCACCACGAGATCAGAGCTGCTCA
This Zonotrichia albicollis isolate bZonAlb1 chromosome 32, bZonAlb1.hap1, whole genome shotgun sequence DNA region includes the following protein-coding sequences:
- the LOC141726120 gene encoding LOW QUALITY PROTEIN: uncharacterized protein LOC141726120 (The sequence of the model RefSeq protein was modified relative to this genomic sequence to represent the inferred CDS: substituted 1 base at 1 genomic stop codon), which codes for MESSEEPVAEAVWSGSTARQGEANGEEKPRRSLSRRGCKGRARGSEGERASLGHGGAQRSELGPREQLQGWEEKPHQCSECGKSFKRRSCLIVHQRTHTGSEGEKPSLEQGQSSELGVQEQLQDGEEKPHKCSECGKSFRCRSKLTVHLRSHTAEKPYECDECHERFSTNSHLVIHQRIHSNERPFCCPDCGKGFRQKSHLVIHRRIHTXERPYKCGECGKGFTLSSHLIYHQRSHTGERPYECDQCQKSFMSSSDLVVHQRSHTDERPFQCPDCGKGFNRVSTLNRHRMIHTGERPYECDQCEKRFDRSSHLLRHQLIHTELRPFYCPDCGKGFKQNGTLITHQRIHTGERPHECPQCGKSFRDSSHLTAHLRIHTGERPYKCDQCQKSFKRRSCLIVHQRTHTGQKPHKCSECGKSFRCRSKLTAHLRSHTGERPYECHQCKKRFLSSSNLRSHQRVHTEERPFRCPDCGKGFRENSALTTHRRIHTGERPHDCPQCGKSFTHSSSLTVHLRIHTGERPYECLQCGKSFTKSSNLIIHLRSHTGEGPYECDQCNKRFLSSSSLLRHQLIHSEERPFHCRDCGKGFRQKSALITHRRIHTGEGPHECPQCGKSFTASSSLTAHLRSHTGERPYECDQCQKRFLRSSHLLQHQLIHTEERPFHCRDCGQSFRRKEALITHRRIHTGERPHECPQCGKSFRVSSSLTAHLRSHTGERPYECPQCGKSFRERSHLRAHLSSHTGERPYECGECGKSFMSKSKLTYHQRSHTGERPYECDQCKKRFVSSSDLVVHQRSHTDERPFQCPDCGMAFKSVSDLNRHRMIHTGERPYECGQCRKQFRSSSNLLSHQLIHSEERPFHCRDCGKGFRHNSALNKHRRSHTGEGPYECPQCGKSFIQSSSLTVHLRSHTGERPYKCDQCQKGFYTSSELLRHQCIHTDERPFRCPDCGVGFKHNSHLIAHGRIHTGEIPHKCPQCGKGFTTSSSMTRHQKSQH